The Paenibacillus sophorae genome has a segment encoding these proteins:
- a CDS encoding cache domain-containing sensor histidine kinase, which yields MRNGIAGWFGRLQIRRKIVLIFLPLIIFPLLALGLLSGEMFSRSVIEKTKNNVRDESRLILSQMDSIVKNTESSANIMTTDINRLYDERSASPEAIEEERFSSLMESRLSIDLVLFPDADSAVFVDATGRVYSSYPPQESRDRKVLYSGLPEKVKLMGSYGVNRWLPVERRDYIVSDPAVPVLTLGKIVFDLDSGNQLGTLFVNVRETTFASILQVMGENLSSKQYYIVDGAGRIVASPNEQLLLTPFAANITPGLLERETPVSDIVGSGEGSKLATVTAYDRLNWKLVNIVSLQTLNGDIHRNFALTFAFGALCLLLSLLLAGKLSHIIVNPLLQVTKAMRKVKEGDLNVTSPVTTEDETGLIASVFNSMVQQIKELLNAITEEQGRKREYELALIHAQIKPHFLYNTLDTIYVLNDLGLNEEARDTTKALADFYRVVLSKGSELIPLAGEIGNVRDYLNIMQVRNPDVLRYEIDIPQELENVPVPKLSLQPLVENAIYHGLKTKGSQGLIVIRARREGGDAAIAVEDNGVGMSPEQVLRVTQFTSRNGRPASIGIYSVHERIKLYFGEPYGLTVRSKPGEGTVMEMKVPGKDGKEGKDGNV from the coding sequence GTGCGAAACGGTATAGCGGGATGGTTCGGGAGACTGCAGATTCGGAGAAAGATCGTCCTTATATTTTTGCCGCTAATCATCTTTCCGCTGCTGGCGCTTGGTCTGCTGTCCGGCGAAATGTTCAGCCGCTCGGTGATTGAGAAGACAAAGAACAACGTCAGGGACGAGTCCCGGCTTATTCTCTCGCAGATGGATTCTATCGTGAAAAATACGGAGAGCAGCGCCAATATCATGACGACCGACATCAACCGTCTGTATGATGAACGCTCGGCTTCGCCCGAGGCGATCGAAGAGGAAAGGTTCAGCAGTCTGATGGAGAGCCGTCTTTCGATTGACCTTGTGCTGTTTCCCGATGCGGACTCGGCCGTATTCGTCGATGCAACCGGAAGAGTGTACTCGTCCTACCCTCCCCAAGAGAGTCGGGATAGGAAGGTATTGTACAGCGGCCTGCCGGAAAAAGTTAAATTGATGGGCAGCTACGGCGTCAACCGTTGGCTGCCGGTGGAACGGCGGGATTATATTGTCAGCGACCCCGCTGTTCCGGTGCTGACGCTGGGCAAGATCGTATTCGACCTGGATTCCGGTAACCAGTTGGGTACGCTGTTTGTCAATGTCAGGGAGACGACCTTTGCTTCGATTCTGCAGGTCATGGGCGAGAACTTATCTTCCAAGCAGTATTATATTGTGGACGGCGCTGGCAGAATCGTTGCGTCGCCGAATGAACAGCTGCTGCTGACGCCATTCGCAGCTAACATAACTCCGGGTCTTCTGGAGCGTGAAACCCCGGTTTCCGACATTGTCGGCTCAGGAGAAGGGAGCAAACTGGCAACGGTTACCGCATATGACAGGTTGAACTGGAAGCTGGTGAACATTGTTTCGCTGCAAACGCTTAACGGCGATATCCACCGGAACTTTGCTCTGACTTTCGCATTCGGCGCCTTATGCCTGCTGCTGTCGCTGCTGCTCGCGGGGAAGCTGTCCCACATCATTGTGAACCCCTTGCTCCAGGTAACAAAGGCGATGCGGAAGGTGAAGGAAGGCGACCTGAATGTCACATCGCCGGTGACGACGGAAGACGAAACCGGTCTGATCGCCTCAGTCTTTAATTCAATGGTGCAGCAGATTAAGGAACTGCTTAATGCCATAACCGAAGAACAGGGCCGTAAGCGGGAGTATGAGCTGGCCTTGATTCACGCGCAGATCAAGCCCCATTTTTTATATAATACGCTGGATACGATTTATGTTCTTAACGATTTGGGGCTGAATGAGGAAGCCCGGGACACGACGAAGGCATTGGCCGACTTCTACCGGGTGGTGCTGAGCAAGGGGAGTGAATTGATTCCGCTTGCCGGCGAAATCGGCAATGTCCGGGATTACCTGAACATTATGCAGGTCCGCAATCCCGACGTGCTGCGCTATGAAATCGATATTCCGCAGGAACTGGAGAACGTGCCTGTTCCCAAGCTGTCACTTCAGCCGCTGGTGGAAAATGCCATTTACCATGGTCTGAAAACGAAAGGAAGCCAGGGATTGATTGTCATCCGGGCAAGGAGAGAAGGCGGCGATGCGGCGATTGCTGTTGAAGATAACGGAGTCGGGATGTCGCCTGAACAGGTGCTGCGGGTTACGCAGTTTACCTCCCGAAACGGCAGGCCCGCATCAATCGGCATATACAGTGTGCACGAGCGTATCAAGCTCTATTTCGGCGAGCCGTACGGACTGACGGTGCGCAGCAAGCCGGGAGAAGGGACGGTAATGGAAATGAAGGTACCCGGGAAGGATGGAAAGGAGGGGAAGGATGGCAATGTATAA
- a CDS encoding ABC transporter substrate-binding protein, protein MKRKYMKALSVLAALSLTISLTACGGNNSDNSASSGNSGAANDGTKKIQIKVYAQHFDEDTAKPFDYAVEELKKEMPNVEIVLDEAVQDGYQKLKTYAATGNMPDIYETDWITLQTFAKSKNVELLDSYPETADFKSKLNTGLESRLTAPDGHVYAFPYTGIEFQLIYYNKDIFQKAGIQTPIKTVDQLADAAKKLSAAGYTPMAIFAKEKWITTAFYAGLVTREDAKGFGDLEAGKPTALPTAFVTAAEQMKKLQEAGLFDANATNTNYDQASSQFYSGKAAMFINGQWEIYSSTEKLGDKVDWMYTPAKDEATYESSKGFINGAGSPGGFSVSPSSKNKETAVKVASFLAQKYSEYKYTVLGSPIVSVKVDKPMTGEVPPMMKRIADEVLPNVKSYATAVNNVQIKNAIDDNTQNILVSGFTVKKFTDNVNRILAKENK, encoded by the coding sequence ATGAAACGGAAATATATGAAAGCGCTTAGTGTGCTTGCTGCTCTGTCCCTGACCATCTCGCTGACGGCTTGCGGAGGGAATAATTCGGACAATTCAGCCTCCTCCGGAAACAGCGGCGCCGCGAACGACGGAACGAAGAAAATTCAAATCAAGGTGTATGCGCAGCATTTTGACGAAGATACCGCCAAGCCTTTCGACTATGCGGTGGAAGAGCTGAAGAAAGAAATGCCGAATGTGGAAATTGTGCTGGATGAAGCGGTGCAGGACGGATATCAGAAATTGAAAACGTATGCTGCAACCGGTAACATGCCGGATATTTACGAGACGGACTGGATAACGCTCCAAACCTTTGCCAAGTCCAAGAACGTGGAGCTGCTCGACAGTTATCCGGAAACCGCCGATTTCAAATCCAAGCTGAATACGGGTCTGGAATCCCGGCTGACCGCTCCGGACGGACATGTTTACGCTTTCCCTTATACGGGAATTGAGTTCCAGCTTATTTACTACAACAAGGATATTTTCCAAAAGGCCGGCATTCAGACGCCAATCAAAACGGTCGATCAGTTGGCCGACGCCGCCAAGAAGCTCTCAGCCGCGGGCTACACGCCAATGGCTATATTCGCCAAGGAAAAATGGATTACAACCGCCTTCTACGCCGGATTGGTAACCCGGGAAGACGCAAAGGGCTTCGGCGATCTGGAAGCGGGTAAACCAACCGCACTGCCTACGGCGTTTGTAACGGCAGCCGAGCAAATGAAGAAGCTTCAGGAAGCAGGCCTGTTCGACGCCAACGCCACCAACACCAACTATGACCAGGCTTCGTCCCAATTCTATTCGGGTAAAGCGGCCATGTTCATCAACGGACAATGGGAGATCTACAGCAGCACAGAGAAACTGGGCGACAAGGTGGACTGGATGTACACGCCGGCCAAGGATGAAGCGACATACGAGAGCAGCAAAGGCTTTATCAACGGTGCGGGCTCTCCCGGCGGATTCTCGGTTTCCCCAAGCAGCAAGAACAAGGAGACCGCCGTTAAAGTGGCAAGTTTCCTTGCGCAAAAATACAGCGAATACAAATATACCGTACTGGGCAGCCCGATCGTATCCGTCAAAGTGGATAAGCCAATGACCGGCGAAGTGCCTCCTATGATGAAGCGGATTGCGGATGAGGTTCTGCCGAATGTGAAGAGCTACGCGACAGCGGTTAACAATGTGCAGATCAAAAATGCGATTGATGATAATACCCAGAACATACTGGTTAGCGGTTTTACGGTGAAGAAATTTACAGATAATGTTAACCGCATTCTGGCCAAGGAGAATAAGTAA
- a CDS encoding metal-dependent hydrolase, with protein MMGKSHLVISTGITLSAMQLAGCHITIPAVAVAVLSSLLPDIDEPNSLLVRKAVPAFLLRTLQLTLIAAAVFLYFADITPYPWNIVMALLIGSVAFLPGRRLRKLIMLLIATLLMAFGSAYDPWNAIAGCILVIAAVVPHRGLTHTLYGVAGWTALLYMAGKGMDGGELLWVAGGLSYGLHLLADALTQRGITPLPPLPFKLRLKLMSTGTKKGGAVEGICVTLTLLLVVYTFVVGR; from the coding sequence ATGATGGGCAAATCCCACCTGGTGATCAGCACCGGGATCACATTGTCGGCTATGCAGCTGGCCGGCTGTCATATCACGATTCCCGCCGTCGCCGTAGCGGTGCTCAGCTCGCTGCTTCCCGACATCGACGAACCGAATTCGCTGCTCGTACGCAAGGCGGTTCCCGCCTTTTTGCTGCGTACGCTGCAGTTAACGTTGATCGCCGCCGCCGTCTTTCTATATTTTGCGGATATTACGCCTTATCCCTGGAATATCGTAATGGCGCTGCTCATTGGCAGCGTGGCGTTTCTGCCGGGGCGAAGGCTGCGCAAGCTCATTATGCTGCTGATCGCGACCTTGCTGATGGCGTTCGGAAGCGCTTATGATCCGTGGAATGCGATCGCCGGCTGTATTCTGGTCATTGCCGCGGTCGTTCCCCACCGGGGCCTGACCCATACGCTGTACGGCGTGGCCGGGTGGACGGCGCTGCTGTATATGGCCGGGAAGGGAATGGATGGCGGAGAGCTGCTGTGGGTGGCCGGAGGGCTGTCCTACGGGCTGCATCTTCTGGCTGACGCGCTTACCCAGCGGGGAATTACTCCGCTGCCGCCCCTGCCCTTCAAGCTTCGCCTGAAGCTGATGAGCACCGGCACGAAGAAGGGCGGGGCCGTTGAAGGAATTTGTGTGACGCTGACGCTGCTGTTGGTCGTGTATACCTTTGTTGTTGGCCGTTAG
- a CDS encoding response regulator transcription factor: MAMYKVMIADDEPLFRYYMRSKLNWSAHGFTICCEAANGREALEEAKRNVPDLALIDISMPYMDGLELAEKLQVNVPGLLIVFVTGHNEFEYAQKAVRLGVHDYLLKPFDQREFAAMMEKVKATLRLREEAALLKREAGGNEGPWRTIVEQAAQKARALFNEVSPPTGQGTNPIRHELHPGTHETLLMALKMRDHEAAMDEIGQTIALFRLRGAGDRFAFTVLMGYVSLCLSYAGEIGMSPESLWKPAASPEQRLREMASWEEAEDWIVGMYQKVIEYRPDGRPSKSYNLFLAAKDYIHRHYSDPELTVDQVASGMYVDSSYLRKVFRKEGAIAVLDYITYIRMKQAKELLAEGNVKLAEIAERVGYADPNYFSKSFKKHYGMPPSEFEQREIRIRQTGK, translated from the coding sequence ATGGCAATGTATAAGGTGATGATAGCCGACGATGAGCCGCTGTTCCGTTATTACATGCGCAGCAAGCTAAACTGGAGCGCACACGGCTTTACAATCTGCTGCGAAGCCGCCAACGGTCGGGAAGCGCTGGAGGAGGCGAAACGGAACGTGCCCGATCTGGCGCTGATCGACATCAGCATGCCTTATATGGACGGTCTGGAGCTGGCCGAGAAGCTGCAGGTGAATGTGCCCGGATTGCTAATCGTTTTCGTAACCGGCCATAACGAATTTGAATATGCACAGAAGGCGGTCCGGCTGGGCGTCCACGATTATCTGCTCAAGCCGTTCGATCAGCGGGAGTTCGCCGCCATGATGGAAAAAGTAAAAGCAACCCTGCGCCTTCGAGAGGAAGCCGCCCTTCTGAAGCGCGAAGCCGGCGGGAATGAGGGGCCTTGGCGAACCATTGTGGAGCAGGCGGCGCAGAAGGCCCGGGCGCTCTTCAATGAAGTCTCCCCACCTACCGGACAAGGGACAAACCCCATTCGGCATGAGCTTCATCCGGGAACCCATGAAACGCTGCTGATGGCGCTGAAGATGCGCGATCATGAGGCCGCAATGGACGAAATCGGCCAGACAATCGCTCTGTTCCGGCTCCGGGGTGCCGGGGACCGGTTTGCTTTTACCGTTCTGATGGGCTATGTCTCGCTGTGTCTGTCCTACGCCGGCGAAATAGGAATGAGCCCGGAGAGCCTGTGGAAGCCGGCGGCTTCACCGGAGCAGCGTCTTCGGGAAATGGCCTCCTGGGAGGAGGCTGAGGACTGGATTGTCGGAATGTACCAGAAGGTCATCGAGTACAGGCCGGACGGGCGTCCGTCTAAATCGTATAATTTATTTCTGGCCGCCAAAGATTATATTCACAGGCACTACTCCGATCCGGAGCTGACGGTGGATCAGGTTGCAAGCGGCATGTATGTTGATTCCAGCTATTTGCGCAAGGTGTTCCGCAAGGAAGGGGCCATTGCCGTCCTTGATTACATCACCTATATACGGATGAAGCAGGCCAAAGAGCTGTTGGCCGAAGGCAACGTTAAGCTGGCGGAAATCGCTGAAAGGGTGGGCTACGCCGATCCGAATTATTTCAGCAAAAGCTTTAAAAAGCATTACGGCATGCCGCCATCGGAGTTCGAGCAGCGGGAAATCCGCATTCGGCAGACCGGGAAATAG